The Streptomyces noursei ATCC 11455 sequence CAGTCGGCGGCCCTCCAGGGCGCTGGCCCGCTCGGTCTCGGCGGTGGCGTAGCGGCGCAGCAGCGCGGCGTGCTCGCTGCGCAACCGGGCGAGTTCGGCGCGCTTGGCGCGGAGCTTGGCGTCCAGGCCGGCGCGGATCTCGCGCGCCTCCTCGACGTCCGTCTCCAGCTCCGCGACCCGCTCCTCGGTGCGCCACTCGTCGCGCGCCCGGGCGCGCGTCAGCTCGGCGACCCGCTTACCGGCCTTGCGGTCCCATGAGCGCAGCAGGACCGCACCGGTGACCGCGGCGGCCGCGGCACCGGCGGCGAGCACCCGTTGCACGAGGTCGTCGCCGACGAACCAGGCGCCCGTGGCGCAGGCAATTGACGCACCGGCGACCGTCGACGGAGGAAGCAGCCGGTGGAGGGGTGGGGAATGGCGGTGGCGTCCTCGTGGCATGGCCAGAAACTTACCGTGCGTTCGAGACCTATGGGGCCTCGCCTACGGATCCGTTCCCCGCTGGTTACTTCTTGACCAACCCCTTGGACTCCAAATATGCCTGCGCGACATCGGCGGGCTTCAAACGCTCGGCGTCGACCTTGCGGTTCAAGTTGATCAAGTCCTCGGTGGTGAGCACGTTCGTGATCTTGTTGAGGGCGGTCTCGATCTCCTTGTCACCGGCGCTCTTGGCATTCAGCACCGGCAGGACATTGTCGGCGTTCTGCAGCTTCTTGTCGTCCTGGAGAAGCACCAGACCGAAGTTGTCGAGAGTGGCGTCCGTGGTCGTGGTGAGCACGAGCTGATCGGTGCCGTCCTTGACGGCCTGCTTGGCCTGGGGGGTCCCCACGCCCTTGGGGTCGATGCCCTCGACGGTGATGCCGTAGGTCTTCTCCAGGCCGGGCTTGCAGAAGACCCGGGTCTCGCACTCCTCCCCCGCGGCGAGTTTGATCTTCTGCTGGGAACGGCCCAGGTCGGAGAGCGTCTTGAGCGTGTGCTGGGCGGCGAATTCCTTGGTCACCGCGAACGCGTTCTGGTCGGTGGCCGCGCCCGCCGGCAGCACCTTCAGTCCGCGCGGCTCGGCCAGCTTCTTCAGCTCCGCCACCGTCGTGCCGATGTCGCTGGACGCCACCGGCTTCGCCTTGGCGCCGTTCTTCTTCGCGTTGAGGAATTCCGCAAGCGTGGAGGCATATTCCGGAACGACATCGATCTGGCCCTTCTCAAGGGCCGGTTCATACAGCTCACGATTGGTCAGCGTCTGAACCCGCGGGCGGTAACCGGCAT is a genomic window containing:
- a CDS encoding ABC transporter substrate-binding protein, which encodes MSSTARTTRTARTALAAGTVVALAAGLAACGGQSLEEKGGQGKGGGKGEIVIGSAGFTESKVLAEIYSRVLADAGYRPRVQTLTNRELYEPALEKGQIDVVPEYASTLAEFLNAKKNGAKAKPVASSDIGTTVAELKKLAEPRGLKVLPAGAATDQNAFAVTKEFAAQHTLKTLSDLGRSQQKIKLAAGEECETRVFCKPGLEKTYGITVEGIDPKGVGTPQAKQAVKDGTDQLVLTTTTDATLDNFGLVLLQDDKKLQNADNVLPVLNAKSAGDKEIETALNKITNVLTTEDLINLNRKVDAERLKPADVAQAYLESKGLVKK